The proteins below are encoded in one region of Telopea speciosissima isolate NSW1024214 ecotype Mountain lineage chromosome 10, Tspe_v1, whole genome shotgun sequence:
- the LOC122642757 gene encoding LOW QUALITY PROTEIN: thaumatin-like protein 1 (The sequence of the model RefSeq protein was modified relative to this genomic sequence to represent the inferred CDS: deleted 1 base in 1 codon), translating to MGISRNLPFSFLLLFSSLLVFTLAHGATFEVQNQCSYTIWAGASPGGGKQLDSGQSWTIDVSAGTTGGRIWGRTSCNFDGNGQGSCETGDCGRLQCQGYGSPPNTLAEFALNQYQNLDFFDISLVDGFNIPMDFSPTSGDCKGIRCSADINGECPQELKAPGGCNNPCTVYKTDEYCCTSGSCSATDYSRFFKERCPDAYSYPKDDQTSTFTCPGGTNYKVVFCPS from the exons ATGGGCATCTCAAGAAATCTTCcattctccttcctccttttatTCTCTAGTTTACTCGTCTTCACCTTAGCCCATGGAGCCACCTTTGAGGTCCAAAACCAATGCTCCTACACAATTTGGGCTGGCGCTTCACCCGGTGGTGGCAAGCAACTCGACTCCGGCCAATCATGGACTATCGACGTGTCTGCTGGCACTACAGGCGGCAGAATTTGGGGTCGTACCAGCTGCAACTTCGACGGAAATGGCCAGGGGAGTTGCGAGACAGGCGACTGTGGCCGGCTACAGTGCCAAGGCTATGGTTCACCACCAAACACCTTAGCCGAATTCGCATTAAACCAATACCAAAACTTG GACTTCTTTGATATATCTCTAGTTGATGGATTTAACATCCCAATGGACTTTAGCCCAACCTCCGGCGATTGCAAAGGGATCCGATGCTCGGCCGACATCAATGGCGAATGTCCTCAAGAATTGAAGGCCCCTGGAGGATGTAACAACCCGTGCACCGTGTACAAGACCGACGAATACTGTTGTACCTCGGGGAGCTGTAGTGCGACCGATTACTCCCGATTCTTCAAAGAGAGGTGCCCAGATGCATATAGTTACCCTAAGGATGATCAAACAAGCACATTCACTTGCCCTGGTGGTACTAACTACAAGGTTGTGTTTTGCCCTTCATGA